A single window of Granulicella mallensis MP5ACTX8 DNA harbors:
- a CDS encoding carboxypeptidase-like regulatory domain-containing protein translates to MSKTSSKWLLSRFFANALMMFCFVVAGALNNSGAQTVQPKSITGKVKDKDGAPVSGAKISIFKKSTGALVKQTVADDAGQYQVDSLEEGSYLIKAEPNQHSGSLLPVGLKDLKIDSLTTQGSVADLTTGIVESGGGTPSADFVRVSLNAVAGPLGYIATPSLTSATQTNNAQTQALIANQDYYYPSIIFYMSASPLVNIPNDATANLDKSVKSAQETNRNPNWLDAEFTITPVDSNGKALKGCGLGEGIEVLGALPQQTVGSTKNQKTADVATAINNVASGLASFYPGVSTQVGAASSAMNVVFQDLFPPQPIAFQYTSVSGNCDVDWFFRPNAAAGATVGASSILGTQTGILMLKVPSSIKRLQVEGVALSEWNKAPSETSKKLFQFSKRTIAYISLPDPDAIDYKNLTSLAMFPSLIDRLTAMKILRIGTDVCAFETFAATNKIVTTDGKYQFVTNASLANALTQTAAPSSPSPMPTLPDCQTAPGVAAPSPN, encoded by the coding sequence ATGAGCAAAACCTCCAGCAAATGGCTTCTGTCACGATTCTTCGCTAATGCGCTCATGATGTTCTGTTTCGTAGTCGCCGGTGCCTTAAACAACTCGGGCGCACAAACCGTTCAGCCCAAGTCCATAACCGGCAAAGTAAAGGATAAGGATGGTGCACCGGTGAGCGGTGCGAAAATCTCAATCTTCAAGAAATCTACCGGTGCTCTCGTAAAGCAAACAGTCGCTGACGACGCTGGCCAATATCAGGTGGATAGTTTGGAGGAGGGTTCCTATCTAATTAAAGCTGAACCGAATCAGCATAGTGGATCGCTGTTGCCAGTCGGACTGAAGGATCTGAAAATAGACAGTCTTACTACGCAGGGAAGTGTGGCTGACCTTACCACGGGAATAGTTGAAAGTGGTGGCGGAACTCCTTCAGCCGATTTTGTACGAGTCTCTCTCAACGCGGTCGCTGGACCGTTGGGATATATCGCGACACCGTCACTTACGAGTGCTACCCAGACAAACAACGCACAGACACAAGCCCTCATCGCCAATCAGGATTACTACTATCCCTCGATCATCTTCTACATGTCTGCCTCTCCTCTGGTAAACATTCCCAATGATGCGACCGCGAATCTGGACAAGAGCGTAAAGAGCGCTCAAGAAACCAACCGGAACCCAAATTGGCTGGACGCGGAATTCACGATCACGCCGGTTGATAGTAACGGTAAGGCGCTTAAGGGATGCGGTCTCGGCGAAGGCATTGAGGTACTTGGTGCCCTTCCGCAGCAAACAGTAGGTTCCACTAAGAATCAGAAGACAGCAGACGTCGCAACAGCGATAAACAACGTCGCTTCTGGGCTCGCCAGCTTTTATCCAGGAGTTTCAACTCAAGTAGGGGCTGCTTCAAGCGCAATGAACGTTGTTTTTCAAGATCTATTTCCACCACAGCCCATAGCCTTCCAATATACGAGCGTCAGTGGAAACTGCGATGTGGACTGGTTCTTCAGACCAAATGCCGCCGCAGGTGCCACAGTTGGAGCATCATCTATCTTGGGAACCCAAACCGGTATTCTGATGCTGAAGGTGCCTAGCTCCATCAAGAGGTTGCAGGTCGAGGGGGTAGCGCTGTCGGAATGGAATAAGGCCCCGTCTGAAACAAGCAAGAAATTATTTCAGTTTTCCAAGCGAACAATAGCCTACATTTCGCTCCCTGATCCCGATGCTATTGACTATAAGAATCTGACATCACTGGCCATGTTCCCCTCGCTGATAGACCGACTGACAGCAATGAAGATACTTCGTATCGGCACCGATGTGTGTGCTTTCGAGACATTCGCGGCGACCAACAAGATCGTGACGACTGACGGGAAATACCAATTCGTGACCAACGCCTCGTTGGCAAATGCTCTGACTCAGACTGCTGCTCCTTCGAGCCCTTCACCAATGCCCACACTCCCGGATTGTCAGACCGCACCGGGCGTAGCCGCACCCTCCCCAAATTAG
- the mobF gene encoding MobF family relaxase gives MVTLSKPISARQAQTYHKEEFANAKENYYTEGERVRGEWQGHLAERWGMTGEVREQQFARLSEGQHPASGEQLVRHQTTREYQNERGETVRSMEHRAGWDATFSAPKSVSLTALVGGDDRVREAHRESVRTALDEMEKYVQARMGGNVPAQTTGAWAVAKFEHDSSRPVDGYAAPQLHTHAVVFNVTETADGNTRALQPQELYKTQQYATAVYRSELAAHLQGMGYEIERGEHGQPEIKGYSREYLEASSPRRQQIVEHLEALGAAGAGAAQIAAHRTRDAKQPLSHEEVRERHQQMAVEYGQQPQRVLAEAAQRPGVELRPESSQRTAHEGMSYARERGMEREAVADERSLMRDALKHTMGAARLPEIKAEFARRAEERNLIEVDRRAGLAGRAYTTGEMQGYERELIERMKMGQGTHDVLADDNVRQQMMEQHAHLSLSQRQAVDAVLTSRDQMMGLEGVAGAGKTTSLSAVREAAERAGYEIEGLAPTSRAAQKLGEAGIETQTLQRHLARGEQPYGGQKRLYVVDESSMASTIQMHTFVERLKENDRVLFVGDTRQHEAVEAGRPYSQLQDAGLRTAHLDEIIRQKDPALKDVVEHLARGEVREAIGILNEQDRVIEIGDRRERINEIAREYTRSPERTLVVSPDNESRREINSHIHQAMQVNGKVSSDEHRVHVLYTRQDLTGADRQYAQNYERGDVLRYSKGSKPLGIEAGEYARVTATDRESNMVTVARRSGEELSYDPRRLQGVTVYRDSERTFAQGDRVQMTAPYHEQKLANRELGTVERIDGSGNLKLKMDSGRDVEFNARQHPHLDYGYAVTSHSSQGQTADRVLIHVDSSQAHGELLNSRMAYVSVSRAQFDVKMYTNDSKTLAQELSREVTKATALQPESLRQNVLQREADPIGLQLGRGLLNS, from the coding sequence ATGGTGACACTCTCTAAACCGATCAGCGCGAGGCAAGCTCAGACGTATCACAAAGAAGAGTTTGCCAACGCCAAGGAGAACTACTACACAGAAGGCGAGCGTGTGCGCGGCGAGTGGCAAGGTCACCTAGCAGAGCGGTGGGGCATGACCGGCGAGGTGCGGGAGCAGCAGTTCGCGCGGCTGTCGGAAGGTCAGCATCCAGCATCTGGTGAGCAGCTAGTGCGTCATCAAACGACCCGTGAGTATCAGAACGAGCGCGGGGAGACTGTGCGGTCGATGGAACATCGGGCTGGATGGGATGCAACGTTCAGCGCACCGAAATCCGTCTCGCTGACCGCGCTTGTCGGCGGTGATGATCGTGTGCGCGAAGCGCATCGCGAGAGCGTGCGGACTGCGCTCGATGAGATGGAGAAGTATGTACAGGCCCGCATGGGTGGCAACGTTCCGGCGCAGACTACCGGCGCGTGGGCGGTCGCCAAATTCGAGCATGACAGCAGCCGACCCGTTGATGGCTACGCCGCGCCGCAGCTTCATACACACGCGGTCGTGTTCAACGTGACTGAAACCGCCGATGGAAACACGCGAGCATTGCAACCGCAAGAGCTATATAAAACGCAGCAGTACGCGACGGCGGTTTATCGCTCGGAACTGGCTGCGCACCTGCAGGGTATGGGCTACGAAATAGAGCGCGGCGAGCATGGACAACCGGAGATCAAGGGGTACTCGCGCGAGTATCTGGAGGCATCCAGTCCGCGACGGCAGCAGATCGTAGAGCACCTAGAGGCTCTTGGAGCCGCTGGAGCTGGTGCTGCCCAGATCGCGGCGCATCGGACACGCGATGCAAAGCAGCCGCTCTCTCATGAAGAAGTCCGCGAGCGTCATCAACAGATGGCCGTCGAGTATGGGCAACAACCGCAGCGCGTGCTTGCGGAAGCCGCGCAACGACCTGGGGTCGAGCTGAGGCCGGAGTCATCGCAGCGAACTGCGCATGAGGGTATGAGCTACGCGAGAGAGCGCGGCATGGAGCGCGAGGCCGTGGCCGACGAGCGTTCGCTGATGCGCGATGCGCTGAAACACACGATGGGCGCAGCGCGTTTGCCGGAGATCAAAGCCGAATTCGCGCGTCGAGCGGAGGAACGCAATCTAATCGAAGTTGACCGCAGGGCCGGGCTTGCTGGTCGAGCATACACGACCGGCGAAATGCAGGGTTACGAGCGCGAGCTGATCGAGCGTATGAAGATGGGGCAAGGCACGCACGACGTGTTGGCCGATGACAATGTGCGTCAGCAGATGATGGAGCAACACGCGCATTTGAGCTTGAGCCAGCGGCAAGCAGTCGATGCTGTGCTGACTAGTCGAGACCAGATGATGGGCTTAGAAGGCGTGGCAGGTGCAGGGAAAACAACATCCCTATCCGCCGTCCGTGAAGCCGCCGAGCGTGCTGGCTATGAGATCGAAGGTCTAGCACCCACCTCCAGAGCAGCGCAAAAGCTGGGTGAGGCGGGCATCGAGACACAGACGTTGCAGCGACATCTTGCGCGTGGCGAGCAACCATACGGTGGACAGAAGAGGCTCTATGTGGTCGATGAATCGAGCATGGCGAGCACGATACAAATGCACACGTTTGTCGAGCGATTGAAGGAAAATGACCGTGTGTTGTTCGTTGGCGATACACGGCAGCATGAGGCCGTCGAAGCTGGCCGACCGTATAGCCAGTTGCAGGACGCAGGGTTGCGGACGGCACACTTGGATGAGATCATCCGGCAGAAAGACCCGGCGTTGAAAGATGTAGTCGAGCATCTTGCGCGTGGCGAAGTGCGGGAAGCGATCGGAATTCTCAACGAACAAGACCGCGTGATCGAGATAGGCGACCGGCGCGAACGCATCAATGAAATCGCTCGCGAGTACACGCGTTCGCCAGAGCGTACCTTAGTGGTGTCGCCCGACAACGAATCCCGCCGCGAGATCAACAGCCATATACATCAGGCGATGCAGGTTAATGGCAAAGTCAGCAGCGACGAGCATCGCGTGCATGTGCTATACACACGTCAAGACCTTACGGGAGCTGATCGACAGTACGCGCAGAATTATGAGCGGGGTGATGTGCTGCGCTACTCGAAAGGATCGAAGCCGCTTGGCATCGAGGCCGGAGAATATGCCCGCGTCACCGCTACAGATCGAGAGAGCAATATGGTCACGGTGGCGCGGCGTAGTGGTGAGGAGTTGAGCTACGATCCTCGCCGCTTGCAGGGCGTGACGGTCTACCGCGACAGCGAGCGCACGTTCGCTCAGGGCGACCGCGTGCAGATGACGGCTCCCTATCACGAACAGAAGCTCGCCAATCGCGAGTTGGGAACGGTGGAGAGGATTGATGGCAGTGGCAATCTGAAACTGAAGATGGACTCAGGCCGCGACGTTGAGTTCAACGCGCGGCAGCATCCTCATCTGGACTACGGCTATGCGGTGACGAGCCACAGCAGTCAAGGGCAGACCGCCGACCGCGTGCTCATCCATGTTGACTCTTCGCAAGCCCACGGCGAACTGTTGAATAGCCGCATGGCGTATGTTTCCGTCTCGCGTGCCCAGTTCGACGTGAAGATGTACACGAACGATTCGAAAACGTTGGCGCAAGAGCTTAGCAGGGAAGTCACCAAAGCAACCGCCCTTCAACCTGAGTCATTACGTCAGAATGTTCTGCAGCGGGAGGCCGATCCTATCGGCCTTCAGTTAGGGAGAGGCCTTCTGAATTCGTAA
- a CDS encoding type IV secretion system DNA-binding domain-containing protein, whose amino-acid sequence MAEWGRKEYSKAWPSRIRVWTLVTLPLTVIFFAGAFTVEYMAGLTAAQKLYLADYIKSGALIQASPTATAKYKLLEGITDKGQRLLVDNEIEPVRSPDGQYSYQITDEGVQDGIDRLEYVTVTYKDRELHALLGRLIFKGQGLQDFVKRPVAWTATFFVLALFVAIPKDRTRRKVWRHGRRLRGPELVTTAEFNAKLGRPDGIAFVNEERTWWDSLVRKDLSRWVRVPREREAMHFLIVGDSGTGKSATIRQLLSQISDRGEAAIVYDPAMEYLPQFYSESRGDVILNPLDARCPFWTPGDEVPHEAEALTLAVSLFPDQGRENRFFVEAPRKIFAHLINLKPTPQELTYWMCNAEEIDKRIEGTEMAAMIDRHAANQRSGVLGSLNIVADAFKLLPKESETERRWSTVDWAQQRKGWVFITSKPTMRERMRPLVSLWLDLLVLRMMNDDTTRRKTWFVLDELASLQHLPQLKTAVTENRKSNNPMVLGFQGKAQVEALYGHVAEAMLSQPATKIFLKTSEPHASEWISKAIGEIEVERFRESRDTGDSGGGSEQRDIVREPLVMASEVGGLDPLHGYLKHGNLVVQMRFPYLELASHTEKFIERKMTPIVPAQPAAQSVPVAIEEPIMQRKPPQPTENKPEQKPVKVTEQHPYFE is encoded by the coding sequence ATGGCGGAATGGGGGCGTAAGGAATACAGCAAAGCGTGGCCAAGCCGGATACGGGTATGGACCTTAGTGACCCTGCCGCTAACAGTCATATTCTTCGCGGGGGCGTTCACGGTGGAGTACATGGCGGGGTTAACTGCGGCACAAAAGCTCTACCTGGCGGACTACATAAAGAGCGGGGCGCTGATCCAGGCGTCGCCGACTGCAACGGCGAAGTACAAGCTGCTGGAAGGTATTACAGATAAGGGACAGCGCCTCTTGGTCGACAACGAGATCGAACCGGTGAGGAGTCCGGATGGCCAATACAGCTACCAAATTACAGATGAAGGCGTGCAGGATGGCATCGACCGGTTGGAGTATGTGACAGTGACGTACAAAGATCGAGAGCTGCACGCTCTCCTTGGGCGGCTCATCTTCAAAGGTCAAGGGTTGCAGGACTTTGTAAAGCGACCGGTCGCTTGGACGGCGACGTTCTTCGTATTGGCACTGTTCGTGGCGATTCCCAAGGACCGAACGCGGCGGAAGGTTTGGAGACATGGTCGCCGGTTGCGTGGGCCAGAGTTAGTGACGACGGCGGAGTTTAATGCCAAACTGGGCCGTCCTGATGGTATTGCGTTCGTCAACGAAGAGCGGACATGGTGGGATAGTCTCGTTCGCAAAGACCTTAGTCGCTGGGTGCGCGTTCCGCGCGAGCGTGAGGCGATGCACTTTCTGATCGTGGGTGACTCTGGCACAGGCAAGAGCGCGACCATTCGGCAGCTCCTCTCGCAGATCTCCGACCGTGGCGAAGCCGCCATTGTGTACGACCCGGCGATGGAATATCTGCCGCAGTTTTACTCTGAGTCTCGCGGCGATGTGATTCTGAATCCGCTCGATGCGCGATGCCCGTTCTGGACTCCAGGCGATGAGGTGCCGCATGAAGCGGAGGCGCTTACGTTAGCGGTCAGCTTGTTCCCGGATCAGGGCCGGGAGAACAGGTTCTTCGTTGAAGCTCCCCGCAAAATCTTCGCGCACCTGATCAATCTGAAGCCGACGCCGCAAGAGTTGACCTACTGGATGTGCAATGCGGAGGAGATTGACAAACGGATCGAAGGTACCGAAATGGCGGCGATGATCGACCGCCACGCGGCGAACCAGCGCAGCGGCGTCCTGGGGTCACTGAATATAGTAGCGGACGCGTTCAAACTATTGCCTAAGGAGAGTGAAACCGAACGGCGATGGAGCACGGTCGATTGGGCGCAGCAGCGCAAGGGGTGGGTATTCATTACGTCGAAGCCGACGATGCGCGAAAGGATGCGCCCACTTGTGAGCCTGTGGCTCGACCTGCTTGTGCTGCGCATGATGAACGACGACACAACGCGTAGAAAGACGTGGTTCGTGCTCGATGAACTGGCGAGCTTGCAGCATCTTCCGCAGCTCAAGACTGCGGTAACAGAGAACCGTAAATCGAATAATCCGATGGTACTGGGCTTCCAAGGAAAAGCCCAGGTTGAGGCGCTGTACGGCCACGTTGCTGAGGCGATGTTGAGCCAGCCAGCGACGAAGATTTTTCTGAAAACGAGTGAGCCGCACGCGTCTGAATGGATTTCTAAGGCCATAGGCGAGATAGAAGTCGAACGGTTCCGTGAATCGCGCGACACGGGTGATTCCGGGGGCGGGAGTGAGCAGCGCGACATCGTACGCGAGCCATTAGTAATGGCGTCCGAAGTTGGCGGTCTTGACCCGTTGCATGGCTATCTGAAGCATGGCAATCTTGTCGTGCAGATGCGCTTCCCGTATCTCGAACTGGCGAGTCATACCGAGAAATTCATCGAACGAAAGATGACGCCGATTGTGCCTGCGCAACCGGCAGCGCAGTCCGTGCCGGTCGCTATCGAAGAGCCGATTATGCAACGGAAGCCACCGCAACCCACCGAAAATAAGCCGGAGCAAAAACCGGTTAAGGTGACTGAGCAGCATCCATATTTTGAGTGA
- a CDS encoding plasmid mobilization protein, giving the protein MKPPLRTKSVGTKVSEAEFALLEERARSSGLTLSEWVRDVLLATPEAGEVVLAEVLALRALLLNLYYRADKGPLEEDELRSLIERADATKLERARERLRSANAATQDSRSEVGAENGGMGA; this is encoded by the coding sequence GTGAAGCCGCCATTACGAACGAAATCAGTCGGCACAAAGGTCAGTGAGGCAGAGTTCGCGTTGCTGGAAGAGCGCGCGCGTTCGTCGGGTCTCACTCTTTCGGAGTGGGTTCGTGACGTTCTGCTGGCCACGCCGGAGGCTGGCGAGGTCGTGTTGGCTGAGGTGCTGGCCCTTCGGGCGCTACTCCTGAACCTCTACTACCGGGCCGACAAGGGCCCCTTGGAGGAGGACGAGCTGCGCAGTCTAATCGAGCGGGCCGACGCGACGAAGTTGGAGCGGGCGCGGGAGCGCTTGCGCTCCGCTAATGCGGCGACGCAGGATTCCCGGTCGGAGGTGGGCGCAGAGAATGGCGGAATGGGGGCGTAA
- a CDS encoding RNA polymerase sigma factor codes for MNSEGISYFPRSLGEKAKADLVRLGSPSLITQLQPKANSAIAGSSEDLAAQTDSELLLAIGAGSRDALSIMFKRHAKRIHFVCQRILRDETEAEDLVQDVFIHLLHKASQYDPAKGSAISWMIQMTYHRAFDRKRYLSIRGHYDHGVLNDELLESPYGQVSITEMAARSLLERLRSELSEDQFRVLDLHLFHGYSLDEIAKDADQNLGAVRNQYYRGLKRVHAYIFPTGKGEETIATPEHIRGFSR; via the coding sequence ATGAATTCTGAGGGCATCTCATACTTCCCCCGTTCTCTGGGGGAGAAGGCAAAGGCAGACCTAGTGCGCCTAGGTTCCCCATCTTTAATTACCCAACTTCAGCCGAAAGCGAATTCTGCTATTGCCGGTTCTAGCGAGGACCTCGCCGCCCAAACCGATTCTGAACTGCTCCTTGCCATCGGAGCTGGGAGCAGGGACGCACTCTCCATCATGTTCAAACGACATGCCAAGCGCATTCACTTTGTTTGCCAACGCATTCTTAGAGACGAGACGGAAGCAGAAGACCTTGTGCAGGATGTCTTTATTCACCTGCTACACAAGGCATCCCAGTACGATCCTGCGAAGGGCTCGGCTATCTCTTGGATGATCCAAATGACATATCACCGGGCCTTTGATCGCAAAAGGTATCTAAGCATTCGGGGCCACTACGACCACGGCGTGCTCAATGACGAGTTGCTAGAGAGCCCATACGGGCAGGTGTCGATCACGGAGATGGCCGCAAGATCCCTCTTGGAACGTCTTCGCAGTGAACTCTCCGAGGACCAGTTTCGCGTTCTCGACCTGCATCTCTTCCACGGATACAGTCTTGATGAGATCGCGAAGGATGCCGATCAGAATCTCGGCGCGGTCAGGAATCAATACTATAGAGGGCTCAAGCGAGTCCACGCTTACATTTTCCCAACAGGCAAAGGAGAAGAGACTATCGCGACTCCTGAGCACATCAGAGGGTTTAGCCGATGA
- a CDS encoding anti-sigma factor domain-containing protein: MNPRWHEEFLSLCALFPTGELTDEEWALLQVHLAYCDSCLAAFREYEKIGRDVLPAIAASANSEDEYEGDCESSSFSLEDAEYRLNQKLGMHEGVEEFPARAKLPMRIAFGLIAASIAGVVCVGISHVRHERASFEVASHNARSVPEAHSPVVPRNNSDHELETARRDELELQHELNKLALANQQANAKIATLNDQLKANQAEDTEVSQQRDAANQQLALKLAESKVLRDSLSAAKATADEQLAQSSALETKLREAKSELEEGERMHSLDKELLAHDRDIRDLIGARDLYITDIVDVTKTGKPAKPFGRVFYTKDRSLVFYGYDLDKQSGLAQSASFQAWGSSEDGENVSLGMFYQDDSHKRWILKFDDTKTLAHLNKVFVTAEPHGGSPKPTGKPLLIAYLQVKANHP; this comes from the coding sequence ATGAACCCTCGCTGGCACGAAGAATTCCTTTCCCTATGCGCACTTTTCCCTACGGGAGAACTGACAGACGAGGAATGGGCCCTCCTCCAGGTACATCTTGCATATTGCGATTCCTGTTTAGCGGCATTCCGGGAGTACGAGAAAATTGGTCGTGACGTATTACCGGCCATTGCTGCCAGCGCAAACTCTGAAGACGAGTACGAAGGCGATTGCGAATCATCTTCCTTCTCCTTGGAGGACGCCGAGTATCGACTGAATCAGAAGTTGGGTATGCATGAGGGCGTTGAGGAATTCCCCGCGCGTGCGAAGCTGCCCATGAGGATAGCGTTTGGATTGATCGCAGCTAGCATAGCGGGCGTTGTATGTGTGGGGATCTCTCACGTACGTCATGAAAGAGCGTCGTTCGAAGTAGCCTCTCACAATGCGCGATCGGTTCCCGAAGCTCATAGCCCAGTGGTGCCCAGGAACAACAGTGACCATGAACTCGAAACGGCACGTCGCGATGAACTGGAACTCCAGCACGAACTTAACAAGTTGGCGCTGGCAAACCAGCAGGCGAATGCCAAGATCGCGACGCTGAATGACCAGTTGAAAGCGAATCAGGCAGAGGACACAGAGGTCAGCCAGCAAAGAGACGCGGCGAACCAGCAGCTCGCCCTCAAACTAGCAGAGAGCAAGGTCCTCCGCGATAGCTTGTCTGCCGCTAAAGCGACTGCTGACGAACAGTTGGCACAGTCGTCCGCACTTGAGACCAAACTCCGCGAAGCGAAATCCGAACTCGAAGAGGGAGAGCGAATGCACTCTCTCGACAAAGAACTCTTGGCTCATGATCGCGATATCCGCGATCTGATCGGGGCACGCGATCTGTACATTACTGACATCGTTGATGTCACAAAGACTGGGAAGCCCGCGAAACCGTTTGGCCGCGTCTTCTACACCAAGGATCGCTCCCTTGTCTTCTATGGCTACGACTTGGATAAACAGTCTGGCCTCGCTCAGTCGGCTTCTTTTCAAGCGTGGGGTAGCAGCGAAGATGGGGAGAACGTGAGCCTCGGGATGTTTTATCAGGATGACTCTCACAAACGCTGGATTCTGAAGTTCGACGATACAAAGACGCTGGCGCATTTGAACAAGGTCTTCGTCACAGCAGAACCGCATGGCGGAAGCCCAAAGCCTACAGGGAAGCCGCTTCTTATTGCGTACCTTCAAGTAAAAGCCAACCATCCATAG
- a CDS encoding tyrosine-type recombinase/integrase, with protein sequence MALCDIREVHIETFLNGPLTGLSTWRSKYFALYRFFEYWQAREKISGFVMPGARGGGRTTFLPYIYSRAELRRLIREIPNTQKGCSVDVDTFRTTLFFLYGTGAFVSEVLRLRCKDVNLKSKQVTLYSEKFALGRMLPIGDDLCKILRLYSKRHNSGSDPNGFFLRTCGGKRIESSILSARFRKIRIACGVSRSGGSRLQPRLHDLRHTFAVHRLTTWLKHGANMHQMIPILSAYLGQVGLASAERYLQLTPERFRTQLKLLSPRNGKRRWRDDPILMRFLDQL encoded by the coding sequence ATGGCGCTCTGCGATATCCGAGAGGTTCACATAGAAACATTCCTGAATGGTCCCTTAACGGGGCTGTCGACATGGCGAAGCAAATACTTCGCTCTTTATCGATTTTTCGAATACTGGCAGGCGCGGGAAAAGATTTCTGGATTTGTAATGCCTGGTGCTCGGGGTGGTGGACGCACGACATTTCTTCCATACATATATTCTCGCGCTGAGCTGCGTCGCCTGATCAGGGAGATCCCAAATACACAGAAGGGGTGCAGCGTCGACGTCGACACCTTCCGTACCACACTATTTTTTCTGTATGGAACGGGAGCATTTGTGAGTGAGGTGCTCCGGCTGCGGTGCAAGGACGTGAATCTCAAGTCAAAGCAGGTGACTCTCTACAGCGAGAAATTCGCTCTCGGAAGGATGTTGCCTATTGGAGACGACCTTTGCAAGATCCTTCGTCTCTATTCTAAACGTCATAATTCAGGGAGCGATCCGAATGGATTCTTCTTGCGAACGTGTGGAGGGAAGAGGATCGAGTCGTCGATTCTGTCAGCACGTTTTCGAAAGATACGCATTGCATGTGGGGTATCAAGATCTGGAGGGTCACGCCTTCAACCGAGGTTGCATGACTTGAGACATACCTTCGCGGTTCATCGCCTCACCACTTGGCTAAAGCACGGCGCGAATATGCATCAGATGATCCCAATTCTATCGGCCTACCTCGGACAGGTGGGTCTCGCGTCGGCGGAACGTTATCTGCAGCTCACCCCGGAGCGATTTCGTACACAACTGAAGCTCTTGAGCCCACGAAACGGTAAACGGCGATGGCGAGATGACCCTATCCTGATGCGATTTTTAGATCAGTTGTAG
- a CDS encoding site-specific integrase, with protein MTSVSSSSDARLIAQSTAIDALFSVPATRARHRGTALLLEREQYLDHLLKKCVDPLYVASVAHYLVYIVQIIGLEEIRIVSLDEIAKAGKIWADLDCPYRVRTPTRVAAYPLMRAAKAWLSFHRKLERPQEMWFEELLRAYSHSLVYNRGLVHRTVETYESKARTFLKFFSRSNHNLSGISLLDVDAFMQEKVMEEWKAEAIASHCQAIRSFLRFAESRNWCDRGIHQGIKSPRVPRNTGESKGPTWPQVKKLLRSFKGQKASERRAKAMLMLCAIYGLRASEVIGLQLEDFDWRNETFMVRRAKRGGVQHFPMEYEVGEAILAYLKQDRPRCASRLLFVSLRAPYVAVSTTSLWRAVGPRLRSFGVQLNHVGVHSLRHACATRLLHKGSSLHQIADFLGHRDLKSVSIYARCDVRSLRKVAQFRLEGLK; from the coding sequence ATGACATCTGTCTCCTCGTCATCTGACGCTCGCCTAATAGCGCAATCGACGGCAATTGATGCCCTGTTTTCCGTACCCGCGACGCGAGCGCGGCACCGTGGAACAGCCCTTCTGCTTGAGCGGGAGCAATATCTCGATCACCTTCTAAAAAAGTGTGTTGACCCGCTTTATGTTGCGAGCGTTGCTCACTATCTGGTTTACATCGTTCAGATCATCGGGTTGGAAGAAATTCGAATCGTAAGTCTGGATGAGATAGCGAAGGCGGGCAAGATATGGGCGGACCTCGATTGTCCGTATCGGGTGAGAACGCCTACGAGAGTCGCGGCCTATCCCCTGATGAGAGCTGCAAAAGCCTGGCTTTCATTTCACCGCAAGCTCGAACGTCCCCAAGAAATGTGGTTTGAAGAGCTGCTCAGAGCCTATTCACATTCGCTTGTCTACAACAGGGGACTCGTCCACCGGACTGTGGAGACATATGAGTCAAAGGCGCGTACATTCTTGAAGTTCTTTTCAAGGAGCAATCATAATCTGAGCGGGATCTCGCTTCTTGATGTGGATGCCTTCATGCAAGAAAAAGTGATGGAGGAATGGAAAGCGGAGGCCATTGCTTCGCATTGTCAGGCAATTAGGTCATTTCTTCGTTTCGCTGAGTCGAGAAACTGGTGTGACAGAGGAATTCACCAAGGCATCAAGAGTCCGAGAGTCCCTCGAAATACAGGAGAGTCGAAAGGCCCAACCTGGCCCCAAGTAAAGAAGCTCTTGAGGTCGTTCAAAGGTCAGAAGGCCTCTGAACGGAGGGCGAAAGCGATGCTGATGCTTTGCGCCATCTACGGGCTGCGTGCTAGTGAGGTCATCGGTCTTCAATTGGAGGACTTCGACTGGCGCAACGAAACGTTTATGGTGCGAAGGGCAAAGCGCGGCGGTGTTCAACACTTCCCAATGGAGTATGAGGTTGGAGAAGCTATCTTGGCCTACCTAAAGCAAGACCGACCTCGATGCGCGTCGCGGCTTTTATTTGTATCTCTTCGCGCGCCTTATGTCGCAGTTTCAACCACTTCACTATGGAGGGCTGTCGGACCGCGCCTAAGAAGTTTCGGGGTGCAACTCAATCACGTAGGTGTCCATTCATTGCGACATGCGTGTGCAACGCGGCTACTCCATAAAGGGTCGTCGCTCCACCAAATAGCGGATTTTTTGGGCCATAGAGATCTGAAGTCTGTGAGCATCTACGCTCGCTGCGATGTTCGCTCTCTACGCAAAGTCGCACAATTTCGGCTAGAAGGATTGAAGTGA